From a single Rhodospirillales bacterium genomic region:
- a CDS encoding pilus assembly protein — translation MSILLRKMSSLSKDRRGTQAIEFAFAAPVLLLITCGIFETGTVLFLDVLIESGMRDAARYGITGQEAGSEDRMDRIIEIVEDRTVGLVDMDEAEVSVLSYPAFSDVGRGEAFVDGDGDGKYGLGETFSDENGNGVWDEDVGEEGAGGSGQVVVYRIAYDWKLMTPLLATAMGDDKGNYRLESQVVVSNEPWE, via the coding sequence ATGTCGATACTTCTTCGCAAAATGTCTTCGTTGTCCAAAGACCGCCGCGGCACCCAGGCGATCGAGTTCGCGTTCGCGGCTCCGGTGTTGCTGCTGATCACATGCGGCATCTTCGAAACCGGCACGGTCCTGTTCCTCGACGTGCTGATCGAATCCGGCATGCGCGACGCGGCGCGTTACGGGATCACCGGCCAGGAGGCGGGCAGCGAGGACCGCATGGACCGCATCATCGAAATCGTCGAGGACCGCACCGTCGGCTTGGTCGACATGGACGAAGCCGAGGTCAGCGTGCTGAGCTATCCGGCGTTCAGCGACGTCGGCCGCGGCGAGGCCTTCGTTGACGGCGACGGCGACGGCAAGTACGGCCTTGGCGAGACGTTCAGCGACGAGAACGGCAATGGCGTCTGGGACGAGGACGTCGGCGAGGAGGGCGCCGGCGGGTCGGGGCAGGTCGTCGTCTACCGCATTGCGTACGACTGGAAGCTGATGACGCCACTGCTCGCGACCGCCATGGGCGACGACAAGGGCAACTATCGCCTCGAGTCGCAGGTCGTCGTCAGTAACGAGCCCTGGGAATAG
- a CDS encoding DNA repair exonuclease, which yields MRFVHCADVHLDSPMRGLEAYEAAPVGELKGATRRAFENTVNLCCSEGAAFLVIAGDLFDGNWRDFNTGLFFVKQMARLRDAGVKVFLVRGNHDAQSRITKRLPLPDNVVEFPAAAPATKRLDDLGVAVHGCSFARPDTSDNLAARYPPPVPGYLNIGVLHTALNGREGHEPYAPCTRDELIARGYDYWALGHVHQREVVCEQPPIVFPGNLQARHIREAGAKGCTLVTVEDGRVTALEHRVVDVARWVLISVDAGTADTPDEVLTLVRDALRAEAVAAEGRLVAVRVRVQGRSPAHDALMRQEGQWVQDVRATAADVGFETIWVEKVELATRSPRLDDARRRPDDALAQLLQVADALRADPEAAAALLQPQWKDLVSRLPPEAQHGDAAIKPEEPQHLDRLIERAVDVIAGRLMPPAD from the coding sequence ATGCGGTTCGTGCACTGCGCAGACGTTCATCTGGATAGCCCGATGCGCGGGTTGGAGGCCTATGAGGCTGCACCCGTCGGCGAACTGAAGGGCGCAACGCGCCGCGCCTTCGAAAACACCGTCAACCTGTGCTGCAGCGAAGGAGCCGCCTTCCTCGTCATCGCCGGCGACCTGTTCGACGGCAACTGGCGCGATTTCAACACCGGCCTGTTTTTCGTCAAGCAGATGGCGCGGCTGCGCGACGCCGGCGTCAAGGTGTTTCTGGTGCGCGGCAACCACGACGCCCAGAGCCGCATCACCAAGCGGCTGCCGCTGCCGGACAACGTCGTCGAGTTCCCGGCAGCGGCTCCGGCGACGAAGCGGCTGGATGATCTCGGGGTTGCGGTGCATGGCTGTTCGTTCGCCCGCCCGGACACCAGCGACAACTTGGCCGCCCGCTATCCGCCGCCGGTTCCCGGCTATCTCAACATCGGCGTGCTGCACACGGCGCTGAACGGGCGGGAGGGGCACGAGCCCTACGCGCCGTGCACGCGGGACGAACTGATCGCCCGCGGCTACGACTATTGGGCTCTCGGCCATGTCCACCAGCGGGAGGTGGTGTGCGAACAGCCGCCGATCGTCTTTCCGGGCAACCTCCAGGCGCGACACATCCGCGAGGCCGGCGCCAAGGGTTGCACGCTGGTGACGGTCGAGGATGGACGGGTAACGGCGCTGGAACATCGGGTGGTCGATGTCGCGCGATGGGTGCTGATCAGCGTGGATGCCGGCACCGCCGACACGCCCGACGAGGTGCTGACGCTGGTGCGCGACGCCTTGCGCGCCGAGGCGGTGGCAGCGGAAGGGCGTCTGGTTGCGGTGCGGGTGCGCGTCCAAGGCCGCTCGCCGGCGCACGACGCGTTGATGCGGCAGGAAGGGCAGTGGGTGCAGGACGTGCGGGCGACCGCCGCCGATGTCGGCTTCGAGACCATCTGGGTCGAGAAGGTGGAGCTGGCGACCCGGTCGCCGCGCCTTGACGACGCCCGGAGGCGCCCGGATGACGCTTTGGCGCAACTCCTGCAGGTGGCGGACGCGCTGCGCGCCGATCCCGAGGCGGCGGCCGCCCTGCTGCAGCCGCAGTGGAAAGACCTGGTGAGCAGGCTTCCCCCGGAAGCGCAGCACGGTGACGCCGCGATCAAGCCGGAGGAGCCGCAGCACCTCGATCGTCTGATCGAGCGGGCGGTGGACGTCATCGCCGGCCGGCTGATGCCGCCGGCCGACTAG
- a CDS encoding AAA family ATPase — MRFQELHLKCYGPFSDRVLAFAPGEHDFHAIYGRNEAGKTTTLRALSNFLFGFEDRRKDAVGDDFLHEKRALRIGAVIRATSGQVLTLYRRKGRTGTLLDADDRAVDDGALEPVLGTMHRELFHRLFGLDHVRLRAGGEDILQGGGEVGLTLFEASAGLVGLRGVLDDLCRDADAIFRPRGQTQSLNQALSRYREARTRIRDATLSEETWHQAAEACRQLEADQNDLGHQLDDRQKARTRLERIRRNLRDLVVRRSIESTLAELAAVPELRDGFGAERLAAQERLVVAERDAVRAREAADRIKAELGVVAVPEALLDQAQDIEALQEERGRVRGALIDLPKCQIEFAAVEARISERLREADLRLTAEDAAAALPTRPALARLRALIKNHDALTTDLARVRSAAREADEAVRAANEALAKLDGAPDPAPLRAAVEGVGEQGRLEDALSDAEAGVARMTAELGDRLAALPLWSSAAEELVRFPAPADKTVDRFDADLADADVALSAARAAVAAVHDTIAELERNKSALVAQGRIPTATSVAEARTRRDNGWRLIRRAFIDASGDVAAEAAAFDAQRALPEAYERSVAEVDALTDALYNEAERVARFQELDAAHRRALEQLATAQELQAAAADRRGALERAWRDLWAALGREPLPPAEMGVWLRHRADIVTMIGAVRNQRDQINALQRRIGEARRVLIDALLPFGETASAPGETVVALLRRGKATLAAIMELRAERLRLNDRRDEAERTRDRERQRLARVETALTEWQAEWGRAVGVLARPQDATTEEVEAVLEIVDDLRTLLVSWSDLRHQRIEAMQDHIAGFERRVGAVALAAAPDLRDEPAVDAVRHLCERLKHARNEHHRRQQLQADLAREHAALRAAETAAGEATAALERLCREAGRDRPEDLDHVERQALHKAQKLRDLEEIEARLLEHNPACDLQQIEAEAASEDSDSLPGRSEALDQEIAELSTRRSELARRIGEISNQLQGMDGGDAAARAAQDAEAQLARIREDAERCITYRVAIALLTRAVAAYRESHQGPLLAHAGALFGSLTCRSFEGLATDLDDRDQPVLLGIRPGGASLTVDAMSDGTRDQLYLAIRLAAIEAYLAHNEPMPLVLDDILINFDDARAAATLRVLYDLSRRTQVLLFTHHTHLIDLARAAIGEQRISVLTLDS; from the coding sequence GTGCGCTTTCAAGAGCTTCACCTCAAGTGCTACGGTCCGTTCAGCGACCGGGTGCTGGCGTTCGCGCCCGGCGAGCACGACTTCCATGCGATCTATGGCCGTAACGAGGCCGGCAAGACGACGACCTTGCGGGCTCTGTCGAACTTCCTGTTCGGGTTCGAGGATCGCCGTAAGGACGCTGTCGGTGATGATTTTCTGCACGAGAAGCGGGCGCTCCGCATCGGCGCCGTCATCCGCGCCACTTCGGGGCAGGTGCTCACACTTTATCGCCGCAAGGGCCGCACCGGCACCTTGCTCGATGCCGATGACCGGGCCGTGGACGATGGCGCGCTCGAACCCGTCCTCGGGACCATGCACCGCGAGCTGTTCCACCGCTTGTTCGGCCTCGATCACGTGCGCCTGCGGGCCGGCGGCGAGGACATTCTGCAGGGCGGCGGCGAGGTCGGCCTCACCCTGTTCGAAGCGAGCGCGGGACTGGTCGGCCTGCGCGGCGTACTGGATGATCTGTGCCGGGACGCCGACGCGATCTTTCGTCCGCGCGGCCAGACCCAGTCGCTGAATCAGGCGTTGAGCCGCTACCGCGAGGCGCGCACCCGCATCCGCGATGCGACGCTCTCCGAGGAAACCTGGCATCAGGCAGCCGAGGCGTGCCGGCAACTGGAGGCCGATCAGAACGACCTCGGGCACCAGCTCGACGACCGGCAGAAGGCGCGGACGCGGCTGGAGCGTATCCGCCGCAACCTTCGCGACCTGGTCGTCCGCCGCAGCATCGAGAGCACCCTTGCCGAGTTGGCGGCGGTGCCCGAGCTGCGGGACGGATTCGGCGCTGAGCGTCTGGCGGCGCAGGAGCGGCTCGTTGTCGCCGAGCGGGACGCGGTGCGGGCACGGGAGGCGGCGGACCGCATCAAGGCCGAGCTCGGCGTCGTCGCCGTGCCCGAAGCGCTGCTGGATCAGGCGCAGGACATCGAGGCATTGCAGGAGGAGCGGGGCAGGGTCCGCGGCGCCCTTATCGACCTCCCGAAATGCCAGATCGAGTTCGCGGCCGTCGAAGCGCGCATCTCGGAGCGGCTTCGGGAGGCGGATCTGCGCCTGACGGCGGAGGATGCAGCGGCGGCGCTGCCGACGCGGCCTGCGCTGGCGCGACTGCGCGCGCTGATCAAGAACCACGACGCCCTGACCACCGATCTCGCCCGTGTGCGGTCGGCGGCGCGCGAAGCCGACGAGGCTGTCCGGGCGGCGAACGAGGCGCTCGCCAAGCTGGATGGCGCACCCGATCCAGCCCCGCTGCGGGCGGCGGTGGAAGGCGTCGGCGAACAGGGGCGCCTCGAAGATGCGCTGAGCGATGCCGAAGCCGGCGTCGCCCGCATGACCGCGGAGCTCGGCGACCGGCTGGCTGCATTGCCGCTGTGGTCGAGCGCGGCGGAGGAACTGGTGCGGTTTCCGGCGCCGGCCGACAAGACCGTCGATCGCTTCGACGCCGACCTCGCCGATGCGGATGTGGCGCTGAGCGCGGCTCGCGCCGCGGTGGCCGCTGTGCACGACACCATCGCCGAACTCGAGCGAAACAAGAGCGCCCTCGTCGCGCAAGGACGGATTCCGACCGCGACAAGCGTCGCGGAGGCTCGGACGCGCCGGGACAACGGCTGGCGGCTGATCCGCCGCGCCTTCATCGATGCCTCCGGCGATGTCGCTGCCGAGGCCGCGGCGTTCGACGCGCAACGCGCCCTGCCGGAGGCTTACGAGCGGTCCGTCGCCGAAGTGGATGCCCTGACCGACGCTCTCTACAACGAAGCGGAACGGGTGGCGCGGTTCCAGGAGCTTGACGCCGCCCATCGGCGGGCGCTGGAGCAACTGGCCACGGCGCAGGAACTCCAAGCCGCCGCGGCCGATCGACGAGGGGCGCTGGAGCGGGCTTGGCGGGATCTGTGGGCGGCGCTAGGCCGGGAGCCGTTGCCGCCTGCTGAAATGGGCGTGTGGCTCCGTCACCGTGCGGACATCGTGACGATGATCGGGGCCGTCAGGAATCAGCGTGACCAGATCAACGCCCTGCAACGGAGGATCGGCGAGGCGCGCCGCGTCCTCATCGACGCGCTCTTGCCGTTCGGCGAAACCGCCTCGGCGCCCGGCGAGACGGTTGTGGCGCTGCTGCGGCGCGGCAAGGCCACGCTCGCCGCGATCATGGAACTCCGCGCCGAGCGTCTTCGCTTGAACGATCGCCGCGACGAAGCAGAGAGGACGCGGGACCGCGAACGGCAACGCCTGGCGCGCGTCGAGACGGCGCTGACGGAGTGGCAGGCGGAGTGGGGGCGGGCGGTCGGCGTTCTCGCACGGCCCCAGGATGCGACGACCGAGGAGGTCGAGGCGGTGCTTGAGATCGTCGACGACCTGCGCACCTTGCTGGTGAGCTGGTCCGACCTCCGCCACCAGCGCATCGAGGCCATGCAGGATCACATCGCCGGTTTCGAACGCCGGGTTGGCGCCGTCGCCCTGGCGGCGGCGCCGGATCTGCGGGATGAGCCGGCGGTGGACGCCGTCCGCCACCTGTGCGAACGCCTCAAGCACGCCCGGAACGAGCACCATCGCCGTCAGCAGTTGCAGGCCGATCTGGCGCGGGAGCATGCGGCCCTCCGAGCCGCGGAAACCGCCGCCGGCGAGGCGACCGCGGCATTGGAACGTCTCTGCCGGGAGGCGGGGCGCGACCGTCCCGAGGACCTCGACCACGTCGAACGGCAGGCTCTTCATAAAGCTCAGAAATTGAGGGACCTCGAGGAGATCGAGGCGCGCTTGCTGGAGCACAATCCGGCTTGCGATCTTCAGCAGATCGAAGCGGAGGCGGCGAGCGAAGATTCCGACAGCTTGCCGGGGCGGAGCGAGGCGTTGGATCAGGAGATTGCGGAGCTGTCCACCCGCCGCTCGGAGCTGGCGCGGCGGATCGGCGAGATCAGCAATCAGCTCCAGGGCATGGACGGCGGCGACGCTGCGGCGCGCGCCGCCCAGGACGCGGAGGCGCAACTGGCGCGGATTCGGGAAGACGCCGAGCGCTGCATCACCTACCGGGTGGCGATCGCGCTGTTGACCCGCGCCGTCGCCGCCTACCGGGAGAGCCACCAGGGTCCGTTGCTCGCGCACGCCGGCGCGCTCTTCGGAAGCCTCACCTGTCGTTCGTTCGAGGGCCTGGCGACCGATCTGGACGACCGGGACCAGCCGGTGCTCCTCGGCATCCGCCCCGGGGGCGCGTCGTTGACCGTGGACGCGATGAGCGACGGGACCCGCGACCAGCTTTACCTCGCCATCCGCCTGGCGGCGATCGAGGCCTACCTGGCGCACAATGAGCCGATGCCGCTGGTCCTCGACGACATCCTGATCAATTTCGACGACGCCCGCGCGGCGGCGACGTTGCGTGTGCTATATGATCTGAGCCGCCGCACGCAGGTGCTGCTGTTTACCCATCACACCCACCTCATCGACCTGGCGCGGGCGGCGATCGGTGAGCAGCGGATATCCGTGCTTACGCTCGACTCCTGA
- a CDS encoding PilZ domain-containing protein: protein MTTNDSAGVGERRASRRHKTLKAGRIALNNMCSVVDCTIADVSEAGVRLEVPYGVDIPDAFAVTGGDGGYRECAVVWRTNTRIGVRFIDADAGVGAGRATTPAESDLVSLSSEVRRALLDRIDAIQHQLNAIREELRAEHSTER from the coding sequence ATGACGACCAATGACTCTGCCGGCGTCGGCGAACGCCGGGCGAGCAGGCGCCACAAAACGCTGAAGGCGGGGCGAATCGCGCTCAACAACATGTGCTCGGTGGTGGATTGCACGATCGCCGACGTCTCGGAGGCGGGGGTTCGCCTCGAAGTGCCCTATGGCGTCGACATTCCCGACGCCTTCGCCGTGACCGGCGGCGACGGCGGCTATCGGGAGTGCGCGGTGGTGTGGCGCACCAACACCCGGATCGGCGTCCGCTTCATCGATGCCGACGCCGGGGTCGGGGCCGGGCGGGCGACGACGCCGGCGGAGTCCGATCTGGTCAGCCTCTCGTCGGAGGTGCGCCGGGCCTTGCTGGACCGCATCGACGCCATCCAGCACCAGCTTAACGCCATTCGGGAGGAACTGAGGGCCGAACACAGCACGGAGCGGTGA
- a CDS encoding FAD-dependent oxidoreductase codes for MGAAIETDICVIGAGSGGLSVAAGAAQMGARTVLIERGKMGGDCLNYGCVPSKAMLAAAHAAEAVRGAGVFGVNVGGPEVDGGRVREHVRGVIAAIAPNDSVERFEGLGVRVLRAHARFVSPSEIDAEGQRVRARRFVVATGSSPATPPIDGLSDVPYLTNETIFDLAAVPEHLVIVGGGPIGVELAQAHRQLGARVTVLEASQILPKDDPELVDVVRRRLSRDGVEIREGVKVAAVGTGAAGVSVTVTAEGGQESRVEGSHLLVATGRRVDVDGLGLEEAGIAWSAKGIEVDARLRTANRKVYAIGDAAGGLKFTHVAGYHASIVLRNALFRLPAKADTRTVPWVTYTAPQLAQVGLTEQQARDTRGEVRVLKSFYAENDRAQAERETEGLVKVIATPGGHVLGAGIVGAAAGELIHTWVLAMSERIKVKAVAQMIAPYPTLGEINKRAAGSFYAPKLFSERTRKLVRFLAMFP; via the coding sequence ATGGGCGCTGCGATTGAGACCGATATCTGCGTGATCGGCGCCGGATCGGGCGGCCTCTCGGTGGCCGCGGGGGCGGCGCAGATGGGCGCCCGAACCGTGCTGATCGAGCGCGGCAAGATGGGCGGCGATTGCCTGAACTACGGCTGCGTGCCGTCGAAGGCGATGCTGGCGGCCGCCCATGCCGCCGAAGCGGTCCGTGGCGCCGGCGTCTTCGGCGTCAATGTCGGGGGGCCGGAGGTCGACGGCGGGCGCGTTCGGGAGCACGTGCGGGGGGTGATCGCGGCGATCGCGCCCAATGATTCGGTGGAGCGCTTCGAGGGGCTTGGCGTGCGGGTGCTCCGCGCCCATGCCCGGTTTGTCAGCCCTTCAGAAATCGACGCCGAAGGCCAGCGGGTGCGGGCCCGCCGGTTCGTCGTCGCCACAGGATCGTCGCCGGCGACGCCGCCGATCGACGGCTTGTCCGATGTTCCGTACCTGACCAACGAGACCATTTTCGACCTGGCGGCGGTGCCCGAGCATCTGGTCATCGTCGGCGGTGGCCCCATCGGCGTGGAACTCGCGCAGGCCCACCGCCAGCTCGGCGCCCGGGTCACGGTGCTGGAGGCATCGCAGATCCTTCCCAAGGACGACCCCGAACTGGTCGACGTGGTGCGCCGGCGGCTGTCGAGGGACGGAGTGGAGATAAGGGAAGGGGTCAAGGTGGCCGCGGTCGGCACCGGCGCGGCGGGCGTGTCGGTGACGGTAACGGCGGAGGGCGGGCAGGAAAGCCGGGTCGAGGGCTCGCACCTTCTGGTGGCCACGGGACGCCGGGTCGACGTGGACGGGCTGGGGTTGGAGGAGGCCGGGATCGCGTGGTCGGCGAAGGGCATCGAGGTCGACGCCCGACTGCGCACCGCCAACCGCAAGGTGTACGCGATCGGCGATGCGGCGGGCGGGCTGAAGTTTACCCACGTCGCCGGCTATCATGCGTCGATCGTCCTGCGGAACGCCTTGTTCCGCCTGCCGGCCAAGGCGGACACGCGGACGGTGCCGTGGGTCACCTATACCGCGCCACAACTGGCTCAGGTCGGGCTCACCGAGCAGCAGGCGCGCGACACGCGGGGGGAGGTCCGGGTTCTCAAGTCGTTCTATGCGGAGAACGACCGGGCTCAGGCCGAACGTGAGACAGAGGGATTGGTCAAGGTCATCGCCACCCCCGGAGGCCACGTGCTCGGCGCCGGCATCGTCGGCGCCGCAGCCGGCGAGTTGATCCACACCTGGGTGCTGGCGATGAGCGAGCGGATCAAGGTCAAGGCGGTGGCGCAGATGATCGCTCCCTATCCGACCCTCGGCGAGATCAACAAGCGCGCCGCGGGCAGCTTCTATGCGCCGAAGCTGTTCAGCGAGCGGACCCGAAAGCTGGTCCGCTTCCTCGCGATGTTTCCGTAG
- a CDS encoding pilus assembly protein, with translation MIRLPVLRCPVVRRLAQRLKSDRRGTLAVELAVAMPILIALTFSVVEFSRYILINQKVERTSATIADMVSRASALSEADLTVMLSASATIMEPFDMATQGQVIVTNISANDGNPPIINWQRAYGGGKGSSDFGSEGDNPTLPNGFSVVNGDSIIVCEAYFDYEPLFITKLFKAETLRQFTLFRPRFASLTAVLP, from the coding sequence ATGATCCGACTCCCGGTGTTACGATGCCCGGTCGTTCGACGACTGGCTCAACGCCTGAAGAGCGATCGGCGCGGGACTCTCGCGGTGGAGTTGGCGGTGGCGATGCCGATCCTGATCGCGCTGACCTTCAGCGTCGTCGAGTTTTCGCGCTATATTCTGATCAACCAGAAGGTGGAACGGACGTCCGCAACCATCGCCGACATGGTCTCGCGCGCCTCGGCCCTCAGCGAAGCCGACCTCACCGTCATGTTGTCGGCGTCGGCAACGATCATGGAGCCGTTCGACATGGCGACGCAGGGTCAGGTCATCGTCACCAACATCAGCGCCAATGACGGCAACCCGCCGATCATCAATTGGCAGCGCGCCTACGGCGGGGGCAAGGGGAGCAGCGATTTCGGCAGCGAGGGCGACAACCCGACCTTGCCCAACGGCTTCAGCGTCGTCAACGGCGACAGCATCATCGTCTGCGAGGCGTACTTCGACTACGAGCCGTTGTTCATAACCAAGCTGTTCAAGGCCGAGACGCTCCGTCAGTTTACCCTGTTTCGCCCGCGCTTCGCCTCCCTCACGGCAGTCCTGCCCTGA